The genomic DNA AGTACTGCTGCTGTGGAGTGACACAGAACCACTGACGTAAATAAAACTGGGTGCCATCTTTTGCCCACGGCTGAGATTATTGGTCACACCTATGGTAGGATGAAGTAAATTCTCTGGAAGAAACCTTCCTTTACAAGGAAAATGAAGAATTGTCACATGTTAAACTGATGTTTAATCacttaaattgtatttttaaaaaacttgtaATGCAGTTACAATCAGGCTTTATAGTGCAGTGCAATCATTGCTGAGAAGCACTTACACTGATGATGTGACCTCTGCAGTATTGCAtgggaatttggttgatttagcACCGTTAAATGtgagtttacattaaaaaataaaaacctaacACATTAGTAACATCTCATTGGTGGTGGATTCTAACATATTTGGtccactgtatataaaaataaatagttaaaagtctCTACTTTTCCCTTTTTGCCTTTAACTGATGTATTTGGCATGTATATGATGAGCAGTCAGGGTGCTCAGCTCTAGTTTCTCTCAGCTCTCTGGAGGCTCATTGCTTCCTTGCAAAGAGATACAGAAGCACCAGACTGTCCCACTCCATTTAAAATGTCCTACCAACCCACCACCTGTGTCCCTCCACCCCCCACAAACCCCAGGCATTAAGGAAAACATCATTCCTAGAAGTGCAGCTCTATGCTGTAAGCGGCTGGTGAGCACAAACTGTCAGATTAAGAGGTCTGAGAGGATGATCTGGCCAACATTTAGTCGGATTTCTGCCAAATTACCACCAAGCATGTTTGGGTCAGCCCTTTGGCACCCTGTGGAGAGCAATACTTCTGACATTCAAACTAGACATGcgaacaaacaacaaaaactagaGCAGTAGGAGGTCTGCAACCTGCGCCATGCAGTTTCCCTGCAGGTGGCCACAGAGCAGCTAAGGAGGGGTTGGTCACTTAACTACTGGAAAAGGAAGCTAAGCATTTAGGTGTCTTAACTATGGCCTAAAGTGCTAACAAGGGATTAGTGAGGTGAACGTTGAAAGAGGTTTAGCACTCCATGCTTAGGGCCAGTGCTGCTTCAGTAATTACACATCAGTTGCAAGGTGCAGCAAGCAGTTGGATGGGAGATCATAGTGATGTCAGGGCAGGGAGGGCTTAAAACAGGAGATAAGGCCAGCTAATGGAGATGAAATGAATCAGTATTTAACAGGTCTTTTTTAGTTAAGGCAGTTAGCTGGCAGCAGACTGAACTCAAACCACTTGGCCAGAAGTCCTAGGAGGCCATTTAGTTGGACGTGAAAGAGGGAAAGACGAAGATCTGTGAGCTCGCCAAAAACTTTTGGGGAAACATTTTTAACTTGATTTTAGTTTATtggctttttcatttttctggaATTGAGACACCGGCATCTTCAATCTCTGCTCAGCAGTGTGAACCTAAAGGTAGGTGGATGAAAACATCCTCTTTCAGTATTTTACACTGATTGATTTTCTCTGTACGTTCCCGTCTAACAGTTTTATGTCTTTAATTGTCACAAACTCAGTGATGTTATAGGACATCCTGTCTTATGTTTAGttgtattctgtttttaatgtcCAGCTTTCTATTGGAATTTGCCGttctgcttttgcttttctGCCAATGCATTTTGTAAAAGTGCCATATATGAGTAAAGTTACTGTTACCcacaaaacccacaaaaaatacaaaactgcaaaactttttatgctaaatattgtcatgcatcatttttttctgtatgtggATAATCTAAAGGCCAATACAATTAAAGGACAACCTTGAAATCCAAATAATTAACATGATAACTAGCCCAGATTTTGCATATAGCGCTCACTGAGTATTTCCGGATTGGCTTCTTGCatattttttgcatttgcacATATAAATTAATACTCATCCTTTCAATCAACACTTTGTTATGTGAGTTTATGATCACAAGCATTTCTTAAACTAGTGATATCTGCAACTCGGCACTTATTGTCACAAAATCTAATCTGCTTCATGCAACTGACAGTATTTGCATGGCTTTAGCTCATGTGTGTTTTGTGAGGGGATTAGGAAAGGCTAGACAATACTTCTGTCTTGTCTGATATGACCTCCTCAGGGCTCCATCTAAGTTGTCAGCAATTTTTCCCTTTAATTCATGCTTGTAATGAGATTAACCAGGCAACAGTAAATCCAAAGAGTCCAATCCCCGGATTTGGCAGCTGCGGTGTGGCCTCTGCTTGTCAAGGAAATATGACAAGAGTTTCCGTAGCTCACCTTTGACTAAAGTTTCActtagaaaaacaagaaaaacactgcGACCACTTCAAATTTGCATGTCTCACTTCAAAAGAAGCCAGTTTTGAAGATTTGTTACTGCAGTAAACTCAGTCTCAGGCTACGAATTCACTTAAGAGACTTAACGTGATCAGAGTGTTAGCTGTTTCCAACAGGCCTTATAAAGGATTCCTCTGAATGGCTCAAGTTCACAGACACTCCAGTTTCTGCCTCTGATGCATCACATTTAAAGAGCAAAGCATTAATTTCAATAAATATCAGACTCGCTGTTTAAAAACACTTTGTGTTGTTCTGCTGAGAATCCTAGCAGACTTATTTATATGTCAGctcaaaaggaaagaaagaaaagaaagaaagtgcaaATGCACAGCAGGAAGTTATGCATAGTCTGTGCACAGGCTGAAcccaaatttaaaatgttatatCAACAGCAAACCTCACACACTTCAGGTACATTTAGGTACCTAAAGtacattttctgtttatgaTGCTTGATGTGAATTAATCTGTTAAACTGAAGGAGACAGGGTGTCATATGCTGTGTGTGCAGAAACGTGAGTTGAAGTAATAAATTGACTTAAATGAGGAAAAGTGCTTACTGTGATAATGATGCTGATGTTTAAGATAATAATGAATATTTCCCCGTTTACCAGCGGATATTTAaatttgcaataaaaaaaactattatgCCCAGTTTTAAGGAATTTTAGATCTTCGTCACACCGTATTTATCTGTGCAGCTGTTTAAAAATTGGATCGCAGGTAAACACAGGTGTTGCTGCTGAGAGTGAACCTGTATTTAGGTACAGTGTGATCagcagcacttttgttttccgTGTATTTAAACTCAAAATGGCTGCTTTGACGTGGGTCTAACAGTGTAAGAGGTGAACATTAACAGGTAAATATCTGGCACTGCCACTGATGAACGTGACCTTATGTCCTGACATCAGTGTGTCAGAGGATGTaactgttttttctgtttgttttacaaAAAGAGAACAGAATTATAAATGagatctttttttcattattatttggaTTTTGAAGGCGTCGTGATTATTCACGAAATAGCTGAAAGTGTTTCTATGAAACGTTCAGAATATTTCAAACATCACTGGATTATCTTTTTCGTGAAAATGAACTTTACTGTAATCACATAACGCGATCTATCGCACTTTCCTTAGAGGCTCATTGGAATCAGACTTCTGTTACTTCGTTGACATGTTGACTGATTTAAACTATGTTAGGTGTTTATCCACACTCTGAAAAACAATTAGTCTTTAAATAAATTCTGCAGTTTACTTCCTTTCTGATGAAAGTGTAAATATTGGCTGTGTGTAAAGGCGATGACACTTCAGGCGAGGCTCGGAGCTCAGTGCCCACTCGGGATTTACACGGACATTAATGCCGTGTAAATACATTTCTTCTTATTTGCTGATGGCTGCGGTGACATTGGCAGAGAGGGAGGTGAAGGGGGCATGTGTTCCCGCCACATAGCTCCACATAAACCGATTGCATCCCCAGATTTATCCCCAAGGTGTTTTGGGGACATCCTGGGAGCTAATGGAGACTAATAGGCTTAGCACTTAGGGTGTATTGTCCGGGATGCTTACAGGCAAGGTTTGCTGAGGGTAAAACTCTAAACGTGCGGATTACCTCCAACACATCCCTTTAAAGTGCTGTATAGCCAGGACTTAGCTAATAGGATCCTGAGGGTAGCAGGGACCTGTGAAGGTGGGGACGGGGGTTGGATGGGGCAGTAGGGCGGACAGTAGGCAGGTCAGCAGATGTAGGTGGCAGACTGTTGCAGAACTAACAGGGGGATTAAAGTCGTCAGATTAGATGGGCTTCACAGGGAACTTGAGAGACTGTGGGTAATGCACAAGGCCTGGGGGCAAATCCAATGGCAGCATTTGACGGAGGGGGGCGGtacagcagaaataatatgTCCAAGTGCATGTGCACAGCTTACACATGTCCCTGCACTGGCAGGCTCATCAGTTTAATCAGCAAACCTCATATGAAGAGGTGGTTCTGTGGGGTGAGCATCCATATTCATGTCTCCAGATGCACACCGGCCCTGGATTAGCAGCGCTGGATTACTGTCGTTTACAGTATCATATTTTGTAATGGGATTTCTGCAGTGTGGAAGGCTAATTGGAGGTCTGTAAGTCGATTGCACTTATCTGCACAAGCTGCTGGTTCAGCCGAGAACAATGCGGGTATCTGGGGTGAGCGCACATGTGAGTGCGTCTCTATCCCTGTACAGGAGGACCAGCAGCACTTGCAAGGACAGAAAAGATGAGAGGAAATCGTCCAGTTGTTTGTTCTGGCCTTCGTACGGGGTTAGGATTTGGATTTAACGGTTCGGGATTGATTTGCATTACGGCGAGGTATTAGCGTTAAGGTAGGTTTAAGATTAATACTTAAGGCCAGGTCTGTGGAAAAGGTGAGGTAAGAGTTATACTTAGCTGTAGTTAAAAAGGTCGCTTACAGGCCGTTTACAAATATTTACATGCTGCTGAAATCACTGCTGCATCTTTGCAGTCATAAAGTATGTAATAACAGACGCTAGGCAGAATTTACCTGCAATGTTCAGTAATCAACGTGAGATAGAGAACTGCTTCTCTCTAGTGGTGATGTGAAGGAATTACAAAAACGCACCCAGCACTGAGGGGTTTGTAGTTGGCTCGGTTTCAGCTACTGTGAGAAATAATcttctgtgattttattttacctGCCATGCGGAGCGTTATAGGATCAATGTGTCAAGTAAACTGTCTAGTTTATAGAAATCCTTCAGTTGGCTCTCTTTCTTAACAGCATTCAggtggaggtcaaaggtcgtgaGTGTGTCATGACCCCACGGGAGCAGCTGAGGAAGATGACAGCGCTAGGGGAGCAGGGGTCTTTGGATGAGAAGCACTGGTACCGACTCGTCAATGGGATGTCTGCTGGAGGTGAGGAGGATGAGCAGCGTAACAACATAAACcaagaaaatattatttaacttttcaggttttatttatagaCAGAGTTGATTCTGTATTTGGCAATTTGGattctgtatttgtatttggtGATCAAGCCTGTTTTCCGTCACCTTCCCTCACGCCGTGTTTGCACGTTGGTGGATTGCTCAGTAGCACCTGGAGGCTCCAGCTTTAACAGTCGGTGCATGCTCCAGGTGAAGCAGCTAAAACGGCCTCCCGGTGACCTGTGGTGCTTTTTCATTTCTTGCAGAGCTGAGGCAGAGGCAGGAGCTAATAATGAGGAACCAGATGGCTATGGCACCGCAGATCCTTGCCCAGGGGCAGCAGAGGTTACAGGGGGTCCCCGCACAGTTCGAACCTCGGTTCATGGAGAGGTCTGTAGCTGAATTCTCTCCTAAACTTACAACAATAGTTGTCTGAAAAAGGGCAACCACAAGAAAACGAGTAGAAGAAAATGCTGCAAGAGGTGTCCGTGTGAAAAATCTGCTGctcttttctgttcttttggacaattaaaatgtttataagGCTAAAATAGACCTCGCAAACCAGCTGTTTTTATATGGAGCTCCAAAATTGCCAAAATTATTATGTATGCATTAATTTATGTGCCTAATTTATTCCCCTCCTTGAAGAGGCTTTTTGAAAATCTCTCAGTTAAAACTAAATTTATGTGAAACAGAAATGCATAAAGAAATGtcagcgaaaaaaaaaaaaaaataataattaaggggaaataaatatgaaaacagtaattcataaatacaaataaattaattttaaaaacgaAACATAAATAGAGTAATACACACTTTGTTTTTGGCCACTTTGGTCCTCCACATTTTGATCCTACAAATATAtgctttttaaagtgttttctaGTTCATaagttttcttctttgttttttcctcttatCAGGGAGTTAGTTCCACCTACCGAGATGGTCCCGTCTGAAGCTAGGCAGATGCACATGGGCCCTCACCTCGGTCCACCTCTGCCTCCTCATGCCAACGTCCTTCCTGGAAGAGGTTTCCCTGCACCAGGTGAGCGCCACAGAAATATCGCCTAAGATAATTCCCAGACAGCCTGTGTCGCTTTAATGCAGGGTGATAGGCATTGACAGCCTgtctgtttcttcctgtttctcagCTGGGTATGGCTTCTTACCCTCAGAGCCCATGGAAACTGTTGCCCGGCGACAGGAGCTCATTCACAAGCAAAATATAGCCAGGTATTACATGCCGAatatcatcatcaccatcatcatcatctcacaGAAATTATTCCACCCACACGCTGCTTTGCATCACTGTTTTTACTGAATACGACTGAGACTTAATCCCCCCACCCATGCTGCAGCAAGGGTTTTATATCATGGCTCCATCACCACTGCTGCACAAATATGTCTAAAATATTTGTATGCACTTCTTTTCAGAATGGAAATGAACGCCATCCTGCATCAGAAGGAGCTGGAGAACGCACACCAGAAAGGCTTGATGGGAATTGAAAATCCCATGTCATACCCTTCCAACCCCATGGTGTTTAGAGGTCGTCAGCGCATGCCAGACGGCCACGATGTCTTCGTCCACCGGCCCACCCTGGATGAACTGCACTCCAACAATATTCTCATGTCAGCCAACCCATATCCAGCAATAAGCACGCTGCACAGAGAGCGGGGGCGCAGAGCAGGTCGGAGGCCAACTGTTCACAAGAGTATGGAGAGCCATGTGTCCAACGTGAAGGGCCAGACTGAAGATAAAAGTGTAGAGCAGAGCCCAGGGGCCGCATCGGGGGAGGAGAAGGAGCTTGAGCCAAAGGGGGACATGGGAGAGGAGTGTTCCACCAGTAAGACACATCATCAGGCCAAAGTAGACCCTGAACTCACCACTGTAAGCAGGAAGAACTACAAAGATGGGGAGCCAGGCCTCCGGAAAGCCTGCGTGAACAGCCAAGATGGGAGTTCAGACGCAGCCAACAGTGGAACAAATGATAAAGACATATCCAGCCAATGTTCGGCTTTCCAGGAGAAATTCATGTATCCTTCCACTGGAGGAACTCTAACAGGGATCCCTTACATGTTCCCAGTCCCTGGAAATGGTTTCCTTCCTCCTGGTgagaaatattaaataataacacTTGTGCCTATAACTGTGAAATGTTCTGCTGCCAGTTATTTAATATACttgcattttttgtcttttaaggCCCACCAAATCTCTTTCTAAATGGTGAGGAGGTGCCCGAAGACatcaggaagtggacagtgaatGATGTGTACAACTTTATTAACAGTATTCCCACGTGTTCAGAGTATGCCCAGGTTAGTAGCCTCACATTTATGTAGTTGCCGCCTCTAAATTTATTCTGTTGTGACTTTCTAATGTTGGGTTATTTTTAATAGACTTTCAAGGACCACATGATTGACGGAGAGACGCTGCCCCTCCTATCAGAGGAGCATTTATTGGATACACTGGGACTGAAGCTGGGGCCAGCTCTTAAGATCCGCTCACAGGTACAAAAACACAGATTCTGACTGGAAATGCAATCCTGAGCCACCAAAGACAGGATTTGAAGGGATTATCTGATGTACGAGGATAAATCTTGAATAAAGGTTTATTTACATGACCGCTTATATATACAACTCCATGTGAGGAGGCTGTGTAGAATCTAAAGTAAAGGCGAATATTTAAAATTATctaaaccctttttttttttaattatatgaTCATTGAAATGGTTTTATAAATATCCTTGCTGAGTGTTTTATGGGCTTTGTGTGGAAGCTTGTTTCCACCAGTGACAAAAGACCATTTTTGCTTTCGGCTATTATCCCAAAATTCTGACTCAATAACTAGAAATTTCAAATTGTCTCAGAAGTTTGAGTCAGTAAGTCAAATTTTTTAAGATAATAACCTGAAATTTTGAGTTTTGGCtaacattttgttgttgttgttgttgttgcagaaacaagcttccatagATTTGAACTGAAGTTACCTCACTTTATTAAAGGGATAAAGTAAAGTTTGTTTAACCAAACATGTCCTTAGTGGAGTACAGCCCCTATTAAAAACCCAATTTTTTCTTTACTATGAGAGTTAAAATGTCTACTGTGAAAAAGTTTATTCACTAATTGTATTTCATTCATTCTTATACGCTAATGTCTCAACTATAGCACAAATTATTTCAGTTAACATCTGCGTGCTCCttccctcttcctcttcttcttctacagGTGTCCAGACGTCTTGGTAGCATGCTTTACATGATGAATCTGCCACTCTCCACCGCCCCACTGCAGGCCACCCCTGAGAAGCCCGGGGAGCGCTCATCAGAGATCGGCTCCCCCATTAACTGCAACAGTGAGGAGATGGTGGCAAGTCCAAGAGATCCC from Pelmatolapia mariae isolate MD_Pm_ZW linkage group LG18, Pm_UMD_F_2, whole genome shotgun sequence includes the following:
- the samd7 gene encoding sterile alpha motif domain-containing protein 7 — translated: MTPREQLRKMTALGEQGSLDEKHWYRLVNGMSAGELRQRQELIMRNQMAMAPQILAQGQQRLQGVPAQFEPRFMERELVPPTEMVPSEARQMHMGPHLGPPLPPHANVLPGRGFPAPAGYGFLPSEPMETVARRQELIHKQNIARMEMNAILHQKELENAHQKGLMGIENPMSYPSNPMVFRGRQRMPDGHDVFVHRPTLDELHSNNILMSANPYPAISTLHRERGRRAGRRPTVHKSMESHVSNVKGQTEDKSVEQSPGAASGEEKELEPKGDMGEECSTSKTHHQAKVDPELTTVSRKNYKDGEPGLRKACVNSQDGSSDAANSGTNDKDISSQCSAFQEKFMYPSTGGTLTGIPYMFPVPGNGFLPPGPPNLFLNGEEVPEDIRKWTVNDVYNFINSIPTCSEYAQTFKDHMIDGETLPLLSEEHLLDTLGLKLGPALKIRSQVSRRLGSMLYMMNLPLSTAPLQATPEKPGERSSEIGSPINCNSEEMVASPRDPDVIKSADHLHDAENNSPPSASSETA